One window of the Cataglyphis hispanica isolate Lineage 1 chromosome 13, ULB_Chis1_1.0, whole genome shotgun sequence genome contains the following:
- the LOC126853862 gene encoding glutaminase liver isoform, mitochondrial isoform X1 produces the protein MQGVRMLKIMRIGANGFKRLHSTSKRRAAVPASTRFGNAKYLDAAFGTAVELEHFQTREYSFIHDSHYMYTRDQDQATNAEDVLFDMFKNEETGLVSVGKFLAALRITGLRKNDPRLQELTDNLKKEHAKAGHENISHETQKLDREQFRRVINPNIVLISRAFRHQFIIPDWAGFTKHIEDFYWKCKTNTEGKVASYIPQLARMNPEYWGVSVCTIDGQRFSIGDTSIPFTLQSCSKPLTYAIALDRLGPEVVHQYVGQEPSGRNFNELVLDHNKKPHNPMINAGAILICSLLKTLVKPEMGLAEKFDFTMNYFKRLAGEENLGFNNAVFLSEREAADRNYALGFYMREHNCYPDKTNLRDIMDYYFQCCAMEGNCETMAVMAATLANGGICPITEEKVLKPESVRDVLSLMHSCGMYDYSGQFAFKVGIPAKSGVSGSLLVVIPNVMGICTWSPPLDPLGNSCRGVQFCEELVSEFNFHRYDNLKHATNKKDPRRHKYETKGLSIVNLLFSAASGDVTAMRRHRLSGMDMTLSDYDGRTALHLAASEGHLDCVEFLIEHCGVPHDPKDRWGKRPVDEAETFGHMQVVEYLNNYALAHETELENKQNECIDDNNDSCSKKQETAMQSPLP, from the exons ATGCAGGGAGTAAGGATGCTGAAGATTATGAGAATCGGGGCGAACGGGTTCAAAAGATTGCATTCTACTAGCAAG AGGCGCGCTGCTGTACCAGCATCCACGAGATTTGGAAATGCGAAATATCTGGACGCTGCTTTCGGAACTGCAGTGGAATTAGAACATTTTCAGACACG CGAATACAGCTTCATTCATGACAGCCATTATATGTA cactCGAGATCAAGATCAAGCAACAAATGCTGAAGATGTTTTGTTTGATATGTTTAAAAACGAAGAGACTGGCCTCGTATCGGTGGGAAAATTTCTAGCT GCTTTAAGGATAACGGGCTTGCGAAAGAATGATCCTCGTCTGCAAGAACTTACGGATAATCTGAAAAAGGAGCACGCAAAGGCAGGTcatgaaaatatatcacaCGAAACGCAAAAACTAGATAGAGAACAATTTAGAAG GGTTATAAATCCTAATATCGTACTAATCTCTCGGGCGTTCAGGCATCAGTTCATAATTCCCGACTGGGCGGGTTTCACGAAGCATATAGAAGATTTTTATTGGAAATGCAAAACGAACACCGAGGGCAAGGTCGCTTCCTATATACCTCAGTTAGCCAGAATGAATCCGGAATACTGGGGCGTCTCTGTGTGCACCATTGACGGCCAGCGATTCAGTATCGGTGACACTTCAATACCGTTCACCCTTCAAAGTTGCAGCAAACCTTTAACTTATGCGATTGCCTTGGACAGATTGGGTCCGGAAGTGGTACATCAATACGTTGGCCAAGAGCCGTCCGGTAGAAATTTTAACGAGCTCGTGCTCGATCATAATA AAAAGCCACACAATCCAATGATCAACGCCGGGGCAATACTGATTTGCTCGCTTTTGAAAACATTAGTCAAACCAGAAATGGGACTGGCAGAGAAATTCGATTTTACAATGAACTACTTTAAAAGATTGGCTGGTGAGGAGAATCTGGGCTTCAACAACGCCGTCTTCTTATCAGAACGAGAAGCAGCCGATCGAAATTACGCTTTAGGATTTTACATGAGGGAGCACAACTGTTATCCAGACAAGACGAATTTGCGCGATATTATGGATTATTATTTCCAg TGTTGTGCTATGGAAGGGAATTGCGAGACGATGGCGGTGATGGCAGCTACACTAGCAAACGGTGGCATATGTCCGATCACTGAAGAAAAAGTCTTAAAACCGGAAAGCGTTCGAGACGTATTAAGTCTTATGCACAGCTGCGGCATGTATGACTATAGCGGACAATTCGCATTCAAA GTTGGCATACCAGCGAAATCCGGTGTGTCGGGAAGTCTTCTGGTGGTAATACCAAATGTCATGGGAATATGCACGTGGTCTCCACCCTTGGATCCGCTTGGAAATTCCTGTCGCGGTGTGCAGTTTTGCGAAGAGCTCGTAagcgaatttaattttcacag ATATGATAACTTGAAGCATGCGACGAACAAGAAGGATCCTAGACGGCACAAATATGAGACGAAAGGTCTCTCGATCGTTAATCTTCTGTTTAGCGCTGCCAGCGGTGATGTCACAGCGATGAGAAG GCACCGATTGAGCGGGATGGACATGACTCTATCCGACTACGATGGCAGAACCGCATTGCACTTGGCCGCCAGCGAAGGTCATCTGGATTGCGTCGAGTTTCTCATCGAGCATTGCGGAGTCCCACACGATCCCAAGGACAG atgGGGCAAACGACCAGTTGACGAAGCCGAGACTTTCGGACATATGCAGGTggtagaatatttaaataactatgCTCTCGCTCACGAAACCGAGCTGGAGAACAAACAGAACGAATGTATCGATGACAACAACGACTCTTGTTCTAAAAAGCAAGAAACAGCGATGCAATCGCCATTACCGTGA
- the LOC126853868 gene encoding sodium/potassium-transporting ATPase subunit beta-1-interacting protein isoform X2, translated as MGICSRRHFLLTICSLQLITTIERQVFDFLGFMWAPILVNFFNIIFVILGFFGAFQYRPKYIISYSIWNILWLGWNVFIICFYLSVGILDKDSDILNLGTGSFSWWHVNGPGCKAVYDVTEPELFRPARPTNVTDCVLDYEVIEILHAATQCILGFMAIVGGICLSKVFLEEDDSFDFVGGDDFGLAGHTPLHPMYVSYSALPPPAYPHKNSAENNYPTGTASSHQSAYRESSFPKHKSNIVNLRNDTIRSNSSRSSSRDFQNLDYSVDYSNPLDHLQRPVSPVYDEYDSLDSAAKLRYQKNKLYYPHLAKYSPVARIKSRSTAAKQVRNPTKPRRVFIDHVRDQPLRSFYSDPRLAVDQHQASSEHDRSSKRDSRPLSLYASNF; from the exons ATGGGAATTTGTAGCAGAAGACACTTTCTATTGACGATATGCAGCCTACAACTG attaccACTATAGAACGTCAAGTCTTCGATTTTTTGGGGTTTATGTGGGCCCCGATACTGGTCAACTTCTTCAATATAATCTTCGTAATTCTAGGATTCTTTGGGGCCTTTCAATATAGAcctaaatatatcatatcg TATTCtatatggaatatattatGGCTAGGATGGaacgtatttataatatgtttctaCCTCAGCGTAGGGATACTAGACAAA GATAGTGATATCCTCAACCTGGGTACTGGTAGTTTTTCTTGGTGGCACGTAAATGGGCCAGGTTGCAAAGCTGTTTACGATGTTACGGAGCCAGAGCTCTTTAGACCTGCACGTCCCACTAATGTAACAGACTGCGTGCTGGACTATGaagttatagaaattttacatGCTGCAACACAATGTATTTTAGGT TTTATGGCGATTGTTGGTGGGATCTGTCTCAGTAAAGTGTTCCTTGAAGAAGATGATAGCT TTGACTTTGTTGGAGGTGATGACTTTGGGTTGGCAGGCCACACGCCGTTGCATCCTATGTACGTTAGCTACTCGGCTCTTCCACCACCCGCATATCCCCACAAAAATTCCGCTGAAAATAATTACCCGACCGGCACAGCTAGCTCTCATCAATCTGCCTATCGCGAATCAAGCTTTCCGAAACACAAAAGCAACATTGTCAATCTCAGGAACGACACGATCCGTAGTAACAGCAGTCGCTCGTCGAGTCGCGATTTTCAGAACTTAGATTATTCGGTCGATTATTCGAACCCATTGGATCACTTGCAGCGGCCCGTGTCGCCCGTGTACGACGAATATGACTCGCTGGACAGCGCAGCTAAGCTGAGATATCAGAAAAACAAGCTATATTATCCGCATTTGGCCAAGTACAGTCCGGTCGCGCGTATCAAATCTCGTTCGACCGCGGCGAAGCAAGTTAGGAATCCCACCAAACCACGACGAGTCTTCATTGATCACGTACGCGATCAGCCTCTGAGATCATTTTACTCCGATCCGAGATTGGCCGTTGATCAGCATCAAGCGTCGAGCGAGCACGACAGGTCATCGAAACGAGATAGCCGACCCTTGTCTCTGTACGCGAGTAACTTTTGA
- the LOC126853868 gene encoding uncharacterized protein LOC126853868 isoform X1 — protein MGICSRRHFLLTICSLQLITTIERQVFDFLGFMWAPILVNFFNIIFVILGFFGAFQYRPKYIISYSIWNILWLGWNVFIICFYLSVGILDKDSDILNLGTGSFSWWHVNGPGCKAVYDVTEPELFRPARPTNVTDCVLDYEVIEILHAATQCILGFMAIVGGICLSKVFLEEDDSLRTKRKKQPRPLYSIEYSQPEPPVQDDSVSPKPMTPRRVKRRSVISRDGTRRSSTRRSSVRQSRRKNPVNRIMDHQENLYANTGPGIGTLTNQNVSTLSQGVNYDRITIGGWDRERNTVDRNWQPEAVNMAVSSPALWPPPPSNLESSNNYSNASSGFPPGQSPPGDLDQQHATTSSTRNLTDNWQAAAGELSAMQWQGQSNPTFQQTSTQSLNGEDLEELYSNRPASARSSYSNYHGVRATPQVPNRTDIVRQSQRQFVLSGPPAYQDTVI, from the exons ATGGGAATTTGTAGCAGAAGACACTTTCTATTGACGATATGCAGCCTACAACTG attaccACTATAGAACGTCAAGTCTTCGATTTTTTGGGGTTTATGTGGGCCCCGATACTGGTCAACTTCTTCAATATAATCTTCGTAATTCTAGGATTCTTTGGGGCCTTTCAATATAGAcctaaatatatcatatcg TATTCtatatggaatatattatGGCTAGGATGGaacgtatttataatatgtttctaCCTCAGCGTAGGGATACTAGACAAA GATAGTGATATCCTCAACCTGGGTACTGGTAGTTTTTCTTGGTGGCACGTAAATGGGCCAGGTTGCAAAGCTGTTTACGATGTTACGGAGCCAGAGCTCTTTAGACCTGCACGTCCCACTAATGTAACAGACTGCGTGCTGGACTATGaagttatagaaattttacatGCTGCAACACAATGTATTTTAGGT TTTATGGCGATTGTTGGTGGGATCTGTCTCAGTAAAGTGTTCCTTGAAGAAGATGATAGCT TACGAACTAAACGGAAGAAGCAGCCACGGCCGCTGTACAGCATCGAGTACTCGCAGCCGGAGCCGCCGGTCCAGGACGACAGCGTGTCACCGAAGCCGATGACGCCGCGCCGGGTGAAGCGACGTTCCGTAATCTCTCGGGATGGCACGCGACGTTCGAGCACGCGTCGTAGCTCGGTACGCCAATCGCGTCGCAAGAACCCGGTGAACCGCATCATGGATCATCAGGAGAATCTATATGCCAACACCGGTCCGGGCATCGGCACTCTGACGAATCAGAACGTGAGCACGTTGTCGCAGGGGGTCAACTACGACCGGATCACGATCGGTGGTTGGGACCGCGAACGTAACACCGTCGACCGGAACTGGCAGCCGGAGGCGGTGAACATGGCAGTATCGTCACCGGCTCTGTGGCCGCCGCCACCGTCAAACCTGGAATCCTCCAACAACTATTCGAACGCATCGTCTGGTTTTCCGCCTGGTCAGAGCCCGCCTGGCGATTTGGACCAGCAACACGCGACCACTAGCTCTACGCGCAACCTCACTGACAATTGGCAGGCGGCCGCCGGCGAGCTCAGTGCGATGCAGTGGCAGGGCCAGAGCAACCCCACGTTTCAACAGACCAGCACACAGAGTCTGAATGGTGAGGACCTGGAGGAGCTTTACAGCAATCGGCCGGCGAGCGCCAGGTCCAGCTACAGTAACTACCATGGCGTCAGGGCAACGCCGCAAGTGCCGAACCGCACCGACATCGTCAGGCAGAGTCAGCGACAGTTTGTCCTCAGCGGACCACCTGCTTATCAGGATACGGTAATCTGA
- the LOC126853862 gene encoding glutaminase liver isoform, mitochondrial isoform X2, which translates to MKINMPYIEAIDCDSKTKSNLQLAKVSEDYAIKSKVACSIWLEKKNDQSTRMLARFLSTRDQDQATNAEDVLFDMFKNEETGLVSVGKFLAALRITGLRKNDPRLQELTDNLKKEHAKAGHENISHETQKLDREQFRRVINPNIVLISRAFRHQFIIPDWAGFTKHIEDFYWKCKTNTEGKVASYIPQLARMNPEYWGVSVCTIDGQRFSIGDTSIPFTLQSCSKPLTYAIALDRLGPEVVHQYVGQEPSGRNFNELVLDHNKKPHNPMINAGAILICSLLKTLVKPEMGLAEKFDFTMNYFKRLAGEENLGFNNAVFLSEREAADRNYALGFYMREHNCYPDKTNLRDIMDYYFQCCAMEGNCETMAVMAATLANGGICPITEEKVLKPESVRDVLSLMHSCGMYDYSGQFAFKVGIPAKSGVSGSLLVVIPNVMGICTWSPPLDPLGNSCRGVQFCEELVSEFNFHRYDNLKHATNKKDPRRHKYETKGLSIVNLLFSAASGDVTAMRRHRLSGMDMTLSDYDGRTALHLAASEGHLDCVEFLIEHCGVPHDPKDRWGKRPVDEAETFGHMQVVEYLNNYALAHETELENKQNECIDDNNDSCSKKQETAMQSPLP; encoded by the exons ATGAAAATCAATATGCCTTATATCGAGGCAATCGATTGCGATTCCAAAACGAAATCTAATCTTCAGTTGGCTAAAGTTTCGGAAGATTATGCGATTAAATCGAAAGTTGCGTGTTCGATCTggttagaaaagaaaaatgatcaaTCTACCAGGATGTTGGCTCGCTTTCTTAG cactCGAGATCAAGATCAAGCAACAAATGCTGAAGATGTTTTGTTTGATATGTTTAAAAACGAAGAGACTGGCCTCGTATCGGTGGGAAAATTTCTAGCT GCTTTAAGGATAACGGGCTTGCGAAAGAATGATCCTCGTCTGCAAGAACTTACGGATAATCTGAAAAAGGAGCACGCAAAGGCAGGTcatgaaaatatatcacaCGAAACGCAAAAACTAGATAGAGAACAATTTAGAAG GGTTATAAATCCTAATATCGTACTAATCTCTCGGGCGTTCAGGCATCAGTTCATAATTCCCGACTGGGCGGGTTTCACGAAGCATATAGAAGATTTTTATTGGAAATGCAAAACGAACACCGAGGGCAAGGTCGCTTCCTATATACCTCAGTTAGCCAGAATGAATCCGGAATACTGGGGCGTCTCTGTGTGCACCATTGACGGCCAGCGATTCAGTATCGGTGACACTTCAATACCGTTCACCCTTCAAAGTTGCAGCAAACCTTTAACTTATGCGATTGCCTTGGACAGATTGGGTCCGGAAGTGGTACATCAATACGTTGGCCAAGAGCCGTCCGGTAGAAATTTTAACGAGCTCGTGCTCGATCATAATA AAAAGCCACACAATCCAATGATCAACGCCGGGGCAATACTGATTTGCTCGCTTTTGAAAACATTAGTCAAACCAGAAATGGGACTGGCAGAGAAATTCGATTTTACAATGAACTACTTTAAAAGATTGGCTGGTGAGGAGAATCTGGGCTTCAACAACGCCGTCTTCTTATCAGAACGAGAAGCAGCCGATCGAAATTACGCTTTAGGATTTTACATGAGGGAGCACAACTGTTATCCAGACAAGACGAATTTGCGCGATATTATGGATTATTATTTCCAg TGTTGTGCTATGGAAGGGAATTGCGAGACGATGGCGGTGATGGCAGCTACACTAGCAAACGGTGGCATATGTCCGATCACTGAAGAAAAAGTCTTAAAACCGGAAAGCGTTCGAGACGTATTAAGTCTTATGCACAGCTGCGGCATGTATGACTATAGCGGACAATTCGCATTCAAA GTTGGCATACCAGCGAAATCCGGTGTGTCGGGAAGTCTTCTGGTGGTAATACCAAATGTCATGGGAATATGCACGTGGTCTCCACCCTTGGATCCGCTTGGAAATTCCTGTCGCGGTGTGCAGTTTTGCGAAGAGCTCGTAagcgaatttaattttcacag ATATGATAACTTGAAGCATGCGACGAACAAGAAGGATCCTAGACGGCACAAATATGAGACGAAAGGTCTCTCGATCGTTAATCTTCTGTTTAGCGCTGCCAGCGGTGATGTCACAGCGATGAGAAG GCACCGATTGAGCGGGATGGACATGACTCTATCCGACTACGATGGCAGAACCGCATTGCACTTGGCCGCCAGCGAAGGTCATCTGGATTGCGTCGAGTTTCTCATCGAGCATTGCGGAGTCCCACACGATCCCAAGGACAG atgGGGCAAACGACCAGTTGACGAAGCCGAGACTTTCGGACATATGCAGGTggtagaatatttaaataactatgCTCTCGCTCACGAAACCGAGCTGGAGAACAAACAGAACGAATGTATCGATGACAACAACGACTCTTGTTCTAAAAAGCAAGAAACAGCGATGCAATCGCCATTACCGTGA
- the LOC126853862 gene encoding glutaminase kidney isoform, mitochondrial isoform X4 yields the protein MFKNEETGLVSVGKFLAALRITGLRKNDPRLQELTDNLKKEHAKAGHENISHETQKLDREQFRRVINPNIVLISRAFRHQFIIPDWAGFTKHIEDFYWKCKTNTEGKVASYIPQLARMNPEYWGVSVCTIDGQRFSIGDTSIPFTLQSCSKPLTYAIALDRLGPEVVHQYVGQEPSGRNFNELVLDHNKKPHNPMINAGAILICSLLKTLVKPEMGLAEKFDFTMNYFKRLAGEENLGFNNAVFLSEREAADRNYALGFYMREHNCYPDKTNLRDIMDYYFQCCAMEGNCETMAVMAATLANGGICPITEEKVLKPESVRDVLSLMHSCGMYDYSGQFAFKVGIPAKSGVSGSLLVVIPNVMGICTWSPPLDPLGNSCRGVQFCEELVSEFNFHRYDNLKHATNKKDPRRHKYETKGLSIVNLLFSAASGDVTAMRRHRLSGMDMTLSDYDGRTALHLAASEGHLDCVEFLIEHCGVPHDPKDRWGKRPVDEAETFGHMQVVEYLNNYALAHETELENKQNECIDDNNDSCSKKQETAMQSPLP from the exons ATGTTTAAAAACGAAGAGACTGGCCTCGTATCGGTGGGAAAATTTCTAGCT GCTTTAAGGATAACGGGCTTGCGAAAGAATGATCCTCGTCTGCAAGAACTTACGGATAATCTGAAAAAGGAGCACGCAAAGGCAGGTcatgaaaatatatcacaCGAAACGCAAAAACTAGATAGAGAACAATTTAGAAG GGTTATAAATCCTAATATCGTACTAATCTCTCGGGCGTTCAGGCATCAGTTCATAATTCCCGACTGGGCGGGTTTCACGAAGCATATAGAAGATTTTTATTGGAAATGCAAAACGAACACCGAGGGCAAGGTCGCTTCCTATATACCTCAGTTAGCCAGAATGAATCCGGAATACTGGGGCGTCTCTGTGTGCACCATTGACGGCCAGCGATTCAGTATCGGTGACACTTCAATACCGTTCACCCTTCAAAGTTGCAGCAAACCTTTAACTTATGCGATTGCCTTGGACAGATTGGGTCCGGAAGTGGTACATCAATACGTTGGCCAAGAGCCGTCCGGTAGAAATTTTAACGAGCTCGTGCTCGATCATAATA AAAAGCCACACAATCCAATGATCAACGCCGGGGCAATACTGATTTGCTCGCTTTTGAAAACATTAGTCAAACCAGAAATGGGACTGGCAGAGAAATTCGATTTTACAATGAACTACTTTAAAAGATTGGCTGGTGAGGAGAATCTGGGCTTCAACAACGCCGTCTTCTTATCAGAACGAGAAGCAGCCGATCGAAATTACGCTTTAGGATTTTACATGAGGGAGCACAACTGTTATCCAGACAAGACGAATTTGCGCGATATTATGGATTATTATTTCCAg TGTTGTGCTATGGAAGGGAATTGCGAGACGATGGCGGTGATGGCAGCTACACTAGCAAACGGTGGCATATGTCCGATCACTGAAGAAAAAGTCTTAAAACCGGAAAGCGTTCGAGACGTATTAAGTCTTATGCACAGCTGCGGCATGTATGACTATAGCGGACAATTCGCATTCAAA GTTGGCATACCAGCGAAATCCGGTGTGTCGGGAAGTCTTCTGGTGGTAATACCAAATGTCATGGGAATATGCACGTGGTCTCCACCCTTGGATCCGCTTGGAAATTCCTGTCGCGGTGTGCAGTTTTGCGAAGAGCTCGTAagcgaatttaattttcacag ATATGATAACTTGAAGCATGCGACGAACAAGAAGGATCCTAGACGGCACAAATATGAGACGAAAGGTCTCTCGATCGTTAATCTTCTGTTTAGCGCTGCCAGCGGTGATGTCACAGCGATGAGAAG GCACCGATTGAGCGGGATGGACATGACTCTATCCGACTACGATGGCAGAACCGCATTGCACTTGGCCGCCAGCGAAGGTCATCTGGATTGCGTCGAGTTTCTCATCGAGCATTGCGGAGTCCCACACGATCCCAAGGACAG atgGGGCAAACGACCAGTTGACGAAGCCGAGACTTTCGGACATATGCAGGTggtagaatatttaaataactatgCTCTCGCTCACGAAACCGAGCTGGAGAACAAACAGAACGAATGTATCGATGACAACAACGACTCTTGTTCTAAAAAGCAAGAAACAGCGATGCAATCGCCATTACCGTGA
- the LOC126853862 gene encoding glutaminase liver isoform, mitochondrial isoform X3, translating into MQGVRMLKIMRIGANGFKRLHSTSKRRAAVPASTRFGNAKYLDAAFGTAVELEHFQTRTRDQDQATNAEDVLFDMFKNEETGLVSVGKFLAALRITGLRKNDPRLQELTDNLKKEHAKAGHENISHETQKLDREQFRRVINPNIVLISRAFRHQFIIPDWAGFTKHIEDFYWKCKTNTEGKVASYIPQLARMNPEYWGVSVCTIDGQRFSIGDTSIPFTLQSCSKPLTYAIALDRLGPEVVHQYVGQEPSGRNFNELVLDHNKKPHNPMINAGAILICSLLKTLVKPEMGLAEKFDFTMNYFKRLAGEENLGFNNAVFLSEREAADRNYALGFYMREHNCYPDKTNLRDIMDYYFQCCAMEGNCETMAVMAATLANGGICPITEEKVLKPESVRDVLSLMHSCGMYDYSGQFAFKVGIPAKSGVSGSLLVVIPNVMGICTWSPPLDPLGNSCRGVQFCEELVSEFNFHRYDNLKHATNKKDPRRHKYETKGLSIVNLLFSAASGDVTAMRRHRLSGMDMTLSDYDGRTALHLAASEGHLDCVEFLIEHCGVPHDPKDRWGKRPVDEAETFGHMQVVEYLNNYALAHETELENKQNECIDDNNDSCSKKQETAMQSPLP; encoded by the exons ATGCAGGGAGTAAGGATGCTGAAGATTATGAGAATCGGGGCGAACGGGTTCAAAAGATTGCATTCTACTAGCAAG AGGCGCGCTGCTGTACCAGCATCCACGAGATTTGGAAATGCGAAATATCTGGACGCTGCTTTCGGAACTGCAGTGGAATTAGAACATTTTCAGACACG cactCGAGATCAAGATCAAGCAACAAATGCTGAAGATGTTTTGTTTGATATGTTTAAAAACGAAGAGACTGGCCTCGTATCGGTGGGAAAATTTCTAGCT GCTTTAAGGATAACGGGCTTGCGAAAGAATGATCCTCGTCTGCAAGAACTTACGGATAATCTGAAAAAGGAGCACGCAAAGGCAGGTcatgaaaatatatcacaCGAAACGCAAAAACTAGATAGAGAACAATTTAGAAG GGTTATAAATCCTAATATCGTACTAATCTCTCGGGCGTTCAGGCATCAGTTCATAATTCCCGACTGGGCGGGTTTCACGAAGCATATAGAAGATTTTTATTGGAAATGCAAAACGAACACCGAGGGCAAGGTCGCTTCCTATATACCTCAGTTAGCCAGAATGAATCCGGAATACTGGGGCGTCTCTGTGTGCACCATTGACGGCCAGCGATTCAGTATCGGTGACACTTCAATACCGTTCACCCTTCAAAGTTGCAGCAAACCTTTAACTTATGCGATTGCCTTGGACAGATTGGGTCCGGAAGTGGTACATCAATACGTTGGCCAAGAGCCGTCCGGTAGAAATTTTAACGAGCTCGTGCTCGATCATAATA AAAAGCCACACAATCCAATGATCAACGCCGGGGCAATACTGATTTGCTCGCTTTTGAAAACATTAGTCAAACCAGAAATGGGACTGGCAGAGAAATTCGATTTTACAATGAACTACTTTAAAAGATTGGCTGGTGAGGAGAATCTGGGCTTCAACAACGCCGTCTTCTTATCAGAACGAGAAGCAGCCGATCGAAATTACGCTTTAGGATTTTACATGAGGGAGCACAACTGTTATCCAGACAAGACGAATTTGCGCGATATTATGGATTATTATTTCCAg TGTTGTGCTATGGAAGGGAATTGCGAGACGATGGCGGTGATGGCAGCTACACTAGCAAACGGTGGCATATGTCCGATCACTGAAGAAAAAGTCTTAAAACCGGAAAGCGTTCGAGACGTATTAAGTCTTATGCACAGCTGCGGCATGTATGACTATAGCGGACAATTCGCATTCAAA GTTGGCATACCAGCGAAATCCGGTGTGTCGGGAAGTCTTCTGGTGGTAATACCAAATGTCATGGGAATATGCACGTGGTCTCCACCCTTGGATCCGCTTGGAAATTCCTGTCGCGGTGTGCAGTTTTGCGAAGAGCTCGTAagcgaatttaattttcacag ATATGATAACTTGAAGCATGCGACGAACAAGAAGGATCCTAGACGGCACAAATATGAGACGAAAGGTCTCTCGATCGTTAATCTTCTGTTTAGCGCTGCCAGCGGTGATGTCACAGCGATGAGAAG GCACCGATTGAGCGGGATGGACATGACTCTATCCGACTACGATGGCAGAACCGCATTGCACTTGGCCGCCAGCGAAGGTCATCTGGATTGCGTCGAGTTTCTCATCGAGCATTGCGGAGTCCCACACGATCCCAAGGACAG atgGGGCAAACGACCAGTTGACGAAGCCGAGACTTTCGGACATATGCAGGTggtagaatatttaaataactatgCTCTCGCTCACGAAACCGAGCTGGAGAACAAACAGAACGAATGTATCGATGACAACAACGACTCTTGTTCTAAAAAGCAAGAAACAGCGATGCAATCGCCATTACCGTGA
- the LOC126853887 gene encoding uncharacterized protein LOC126853887, whose protein sequence is MFRAISYILWRNEEEHQSLRAMVVRHIWDNWREYGPFVIAEWNISDRQEYYDYMNPVGTFASELECTVATKVHRMNLSIYRELTGGYELELVFHNRVNVNYETARLLFTGCSENGHYDVLLPNSISNFYLS, encoded by the exons ATGTTTAGGGCAATCAGTTACATTTTGTGGCGGAACGAGGAAGAGCACCAATCGCTCCGAGCTATG GTTGTGCGACACATTTGGGACAATTGGCGTGAGTATGGCCCGTTCGTGATAGCTGAGTGGAATATTTCGGATCGCCAAGAGTACTATGATTACATGAATCCAGTGGGTACGTTCGCCAGTGAACTGGAATGTACGGTGGCCACAAAAGTCCACCGCATGAATCTCTCGATCTATCGAGAACTCACTGGCGGGTACGAGCTCGAGCTGGTCTTCCACAATCGTGTAAATGTCAACTATGAGACCGCGAGACTCCTGTTCACCGGATGCTCCGAAAATGGTCATTACGATGTGCTGTTACCCAATTCGATATCGAACTTTTATTTGAgttaa